In the genome of Hydractinia symbiolongicarpus strain clone_291-10 chromosome 5, HSymV2.1, whole genome shotgun sequence, one region contains:
- the LOC130644497 gene encoding leucine-rich repeat serine/threonine-protein kinase 2-like isoform X1 — translation MELQDDGVLHLEGLENFLNHYQSSRMNFQELIRSSEHQITSMNTALHYLKKKNLAHNEVIELFKMLLGVDEYEQSPLPPQFFDLLSHKDFLKKIVRYLDQSYFFDSRIQQLCVCVLTNVLQNTTEKNLFTKGLQNKSKFYTDIANIIKFCFKADEDSYRYNNCVNTLTLTLNMLKQLRLCQAGNVDEKYEISILFYQLVLQCLTRFIGEEDLCELSLELLRILLGDKTDEMERFIFDRRYDLLVKAMTENPHNETIIQSSCMCMVNLTTKGDELYQSVNTWDVSFDESAEIALASLMNCSSTIITFLLDRLGFYSDDVIFIEHILNAISQMAKLTSYCEGLLDHDAIEIMLKMMSHLRQDSTIQTSAIHILAQLKEAENEGTTDSQWLVEIFAAMISHQDNAQVQQAACQALSSRIASNPSVCNFIGEESASLLPLHSSVLAALNIHSKDVFVFQASCSAIFQMAVHSKVLQQYLVAKGAYVSIIKEMRALVNDVEIHGWGCHALRALAFRNPYQEELMYKYDILTILAENLKFFTNLTVLKESTGLLACLATDLEIVKRQSVYLRIPDIILRIAVENVFCEELVEMALEAIAIFSTSEEQPLLKLECVRDIRHVMTANKANETVQRLGCIIMQLMAADQSFISDDAVSLEVLQIIRDAMIRFKDIISVQTEGCIALYLLVEHEEEISRSIKKRAIEMKIHDLLFPIIEDFKKNDEITLLAQQCLIEITSDKKKNIVQSSRDEVLHRACFLGHIKCAEYMLQLGADVDAGNPSALCTIALSGNTKLVELLLSYDASEAATALTMCLEEQDWDMAGILLRHLGYEKENGAITWSAMKIKEVPPELLFPTLTSKVCRINPPTSANVTPIKSVKMRNRLRATSFNKEETDPFQTPRRSHESMNSTPLRNRSSSDLSTNDLLCSGGRQINTRSGTILPYNTLDPRLVRRNSGEKHTIVTSPKEELEFYPGHRDGMLASEMTDKDFCVGHLVDRCVTPVMVEKTREAIRKSLSDLNLMKKQGRCEPFQTPDAAPPCKMKKQNSPRQRAKTWLTPFREEISDDIKQLDVSHNNIRDLDNLATCPSTLISEFFHKLECLDLSDNMLTEMPASLSQSLPRLKVLNVSTNQIARFPYEIFKHQRIETVDISNNLVSNVKPSLLQVAISLTKLDISRNKLREFPSWIGRFFPRLGKLFLSQNEIKEIPNSAKGFRALVELNMSRNYLVSVSGTFISECTSLEKVDFSHNQLINLPKYTPNTLSRLSTVKLSHNQLKDKRPFFIPQLILSIPSLQFVDLSHNMITQLPETQYWASKSLRDLLLSHNRIRKLNLIKNVAIYWPKLSILNLSHNNLEIIPSEIGHLTSLSSLDVSYNPITTLPDEIGRLINLYVFPLDGLKLRHDSASLGSARDIVSFLQSKLKNAVPYYRLKFMIVGLAGRGKTTLIRQLAQKKHPDYPISTVGVDVNDWILKPKNKKLPSFIMNTWDFAGQEDFYSTHQYFLSPRALYVAVYDVSRGVEEINTLTPWLLNIQAVAPGSLVILVGTHADKIPKERKKDYLSSEHKYVEEYLKSPGFPQICKTAIVNCTKENSAMESLREELYEIVSNFTYKGQKIIKQLVPEIYVQLESMIREEASKMSKKDLLPICSQNHLWKLTTESGIHLNNDEFQRALKFLKETGSLLHFDDISCNLSHLYFIDPQWLCKMMARVVTVKEINPYIDEFGIMLKENAVHLFPERTYPKEFLDRYFRLLRKFEVVLPLSRDKYLVTSKLKLKPSKNVMELQKHFSSGKGAVTRIYSFPYIPNGFWARLITRILSYVDSVITAFKKIPEIKYWKEGIYVLWSREDFFLIGQQCDVPACNDRCMFEIFTSVTQYGFKLLGVLVDLIDSLVEEWYPGLAGDSIEGNNTMIKRLCPCYSCLDKDEPYTFYLNDCVTASYTSDTIECPNCGPRLISTVAPDSVFSDLNRDLIYEECPIEFHDPRMHVLIGSGAFASVYKASVDGTNMAVKVFGETTGSCPNRLLRQEVDILCRLHHPCLMSLIGVCLRPRLLLLEYAPLGNLENTLTSGRGLSRGMQHRIAVQISEGLAYLHQNNIVHRDLKPSNVLVVSLSMGMLINVKITDYGISQESTFLGLAAQKGTSGYQAPEIAKGDGEYHTEVDIFSLGITLYQVVAGGAMPFGEKSFQNELDEAVLSNKAITKITSHGSAPWPDMEHLIRRCILANPDKRPSANDIRNALLSVDLLCLKREAAICKEQSVECMAVRKYIEDGKEKQEVWVASGQFNTGGNQLSWFSINPDKKQTVQGMLVKTRIFCMTSYRHLIIVGTAAGTIMVFNGMTKKEERCLSSAKDSILCLRVILNRDLIIVGVANGSLIFYSASGILDSDVPTKRVDLKGMLEAELPMSLISISCVNVVGNQLLVSFGLYVVEFSLDTFSVSRYWQVSEKNVVSRIETSRSRVLISCKDSCVISVWDFENCDEAQSKIDCSQILIDRYGNEKTERDCRVVTMTVVERVLWVGCGGGDVILIDLLKSTYKPLAMFSRHTSAVRAIVVAPKLMGKSAAVITGGLGFRQLQHLDQDDGNMKEFGFVLVWEADLVKQQKHMQGERKKRDELALQMAEA, via the exons ATGGAATTACAGGACGATGGCGTCCTTCACTTAGAGGGGCTGGAAAATTTCTTAAATCATTATCAAAGCAGCCGAATGAATTTTCAGGAGTTGATAAGAAGCTCTGAACATCAGATTACTAGTATGAACACGGCGTTGCATTACCTTAAGAAGAAAAATCTTGCTCATAATGAAGTGATCGAACTGTTTAAAATGTTGCTTGGTGTTGATGAATACGAGCAAAGTCCACTTCCACCTCAATTTTTTGATCTTCTATCGCACAAAGATTTCTTAAAGAAAATCGTCCGTTACTTGGATCAGTCCTACTTCTTCGATTCTCGTATTCAACAGTTATGCGTTTGCGTTTTAACCAACGTACTTCAAAATACGACGGAGAAAAACCTATTTACAAAAGGCTTGCAGAATAAAAGCAAGTTTTACACAGACATCGCGAATATTATCAAGTTTTGCTTCAAAGCTGATGAAGATTCTTACCGCTACAACAATTGTGTCAACACATTGACATTAACATTAAATATGCTGAAGCAATTGAGGCTATGCCAGGCAGGAAATGTAGACGAAAAATATGAGATTTCTATTCTATTCTATCAACTCGTGTTGCAATGTTTGACTCGCTTCATCGGTGAAGAAGATCTTTGTGAATTGAGTTTGGAATTGTTGAGAATTCTTTTAGGTGACAAGACGGATGAAATGGAGAGGTTTATTTTTGATAGGCGGTATGATTTACTGGTGAAGGCAATGACTGAGAATCCTCACAACG AAACCATCATACAGAGTTCATGCATGTGCATGGTCAACCTAACTACAAAAGGCGACGAGCTCTATCAAAGTGTCAATACGTGGGATGTTAGTTTTGATgagtcagcagaaattgctCTAGCCTCATTGATGAACTGCTCATCTACAATTATAACATTTCTTTTGGACAGGCTTGGTTTTTActctgatgacgtcatctttATTGAGCACATTTTAAATGCGATCTCCCAGATGGCAAAGCTCACAAGTTATTGTGAAGGTCTTCTTGATCACGATGCGATTGAAATTATGCTCAAAATGATGAGTCATCTTCGCCAGGATAGTACAATACAAACGTCAGCTATCCATATTTTGGCACAGCTAAAGGAGGCTGAAAACGAAG GTACAACTGATTCGCAATGGCTTGTAGAAATTTTCGCCGCCATGATCTCACATCAAGACAACGCGCAAGTGCAACAAGCAGCGTGTCAAGCGCTATCGAGTCGTATTGCGTCGAATCCAAGCGTGTGTAACTTCATAGGAGAAGAGAGCGCCAGTTTATTGCCATTGCACAGTAGCGTTTTAGCTGCCTTAAATATACACTCAAAAGATGTCTTCGTTTTTCAAGCATCGTGTTCGGCCATTTTCCAAATGGCTGTCCATTCAAAGGTTTTACAGCAATATTTGGTGGCGAAAGGAGCGTACGTTTCTATTATAAAAGAAATGCGAGCCTTGGTTAATGACGTTGAAATTCACGGCTGGGGATGTCACGCCCTGCGAGCTTTAGCGTTTCGAAATCCGTACCAGGAAGAGCTGATGTATAAGTACGATATATTGACTATCCTTGCCGAAAATCTCAAGTTCTTCACTAATCTCACTGTGCTGAAGGAATCTACAGGGCTGCTTGCTTGCTTAGCCACCGATCTTGAGATAGTGAAAAGACAAAGTGTTTATTTGAGGATTCCTGATATTATTCTTCGTATTGCTGTTGAAAATGTATTTTGCGAAGAGTTGGTCGAGATGGCTTTAGAAGCGATTG CTATATTCTCAACTTCAGAAGAGCAGCCATTATTGAAGCTCGAATGTGTACGAGACATACGTCATGTCATGACTGCAAACAAAGCAAATGAGACAGTTCAGCGTTTAGGATGTATTATTATGCAGCTCATGGCGGCTGATCAGAGTTTTATATCAGACGATGCTGTTTCGTTGGAAGTACTTCAAATCATCCGAGATGCTATGATACG ATTCAAGGACATTATTTCTGTTCAAACCGAAGGCTGCATAGCGTTATACCTTCTTGTGGAACACGAAGAAGAAATTTCGCGAAGTATCAAGAAAAGAGCGATCGAGATGAAAATACACGACCTGTTGTTTCCAATCATTGAAGACTTTAAGAAAAACGACGAGATAACATTATTAGCACAACAGTGTTTAATAGAGATTACTtctgataaaaagaaaaatattgtacAATCATCCAGAGATGAGGTCCTACATAGGGCGTGTTTTTTAGGTCATATAAAATGTGCTGAATATATGCTTCAACTTGGTGCGGACGTGGACGCAGGTAACCCGAGCGCACTCTGTACAATCGCGTTAAGTGGAAATACGAAACTAGTTGAGCTTTTGCTATCTTACGATGCTTCTGAAGCAGCCACGGCTTTAACTATGTGTTTGGAAGAACAGGATTGGGACATGGCAGGCATTTTATTACGTCATCTTGGttatgaaaaagaaaatggtgCCATAACATGGAGTGCTATGAAGATTAAAGAAGTTCCGCCAGAATTGTTATTTCCAACCTTAACGTCGAAGGTATGTCGAATTAATCCGCCGACATCTGCGAATGTGACGCCCATCAAAAGCGTCAAGATGCGAAATAGACTTAGAGCAACGTCTTTTAATAAGGAAGAGACGGACCCATTCCAAACTCCACGCCGTTCTCATGAGTCTATGAACAGTACACCATTGAGAAATCGTTCCTCGTCAGATCTGAGTACGAATGATTTATTATGCTCAGGGGGTCGCCAAATCAACACTCGAAGTGGCACTATTCTTCCATACAATACGCTGGATCCTAGATTAGTACGAAGAAACTCGGGCGAGAAACACACCATTGTGACGTCACCGAAGGAAGAACTTGAATTTTACCCGGGGCACCGAGATGGAATGCTGGCATCTGAAATGACAGATAAGGACTTTTGTGTAGGACATTTAGTAGACAGATGCGTGACACCTGTCATGGTAGAAAAAACACGCGAAGCTATTCGGAAATCACTCTCCGATTTAAACCTCATGAAAAAACAAGGAAGATGCGAACCATTTCAAACGCCTGATGCAGCACCTCCttgtaaaatgaaaaagcaAAACTCTCCACGCCAAAGGGCGAAAACCTGGTTGACACCATTTCGCGAAGAAATAAGCGATGACATTAAACAGTTAGACGTCTCCCATAACAACATCAGGGATCTAGACAATCTGGCGACTTGTCCCAGTACTCTTATCAGCGAGTTCTTCCATAAGCTTGAATGTTTAGACTTGAGTGATAACATGTTGACAGAAATGCCGGCATCGTTGTCTCAATCCTTGCCTCGATTAAAAGTATTGAATGTATCCACCAATCAAATCGCACGATTTCCATATGAAATTTTTAAGCATCAGAGAATCGAGACTGTAGACATCTCGAATAATCTGGTATCGAATGTTAAACCTTCACTTTTACAAGTTGCGATATCTTTAACTAAACTTGATATAAGTAGAAATAAACTTCGCGAATTTCCTTCATGGATAGGTCGATTCTTCCCACGTcttggaaaattatttttatcacaaaacgAGATTAAAGAAATCCCTAATTCTGCCAAAGGTTTTCGTGCTTTGGTTGAATTGAATATGAGTCGAAACTATTTAGTGAGCGTTTCAGGTACATTTATCAGCGAATGTACCTCGCTTGAAAAAGTTGACTTTTCGCATAATCAGCTTATTAATTTGCCAAAATACACACCGAACACTTTGTCTCGCTTATCTACGGTGAAGCTATCTCATAATCAACTTAAAGACAAGCGACCGTTTTTCATTCCGCAATTGATTCTATCGATACCGTCGTTACAATTTGTCGATTTGTCGCACAACATGATTACGCAGTTACCGGAAACGCAATACTGGGCGTCAAAATCATTACGCGATTTATTGTTAAGCCATAACAGAATTCGAAAACTTAATCTGATTAAAAATGTCGCTATATATTGGCCGAAGCTATCCATACTAAACCTTTCTCATAATAATCTGGAAATAATCCCAAGCGAAATCGGACATCTTACAAGTCTCAGCTCTCTGGATGTTAGCTATAACCCAATAACGACATTACCGGATGAGATTGGACGGTTGATCAATCTTTACGTCTTTCCATTAGACGGCTTGAAACTTCGCCATGACTCAGCATCTTTAGGTTCTGCTCGTGACATTGTATCGTTCTTGCAGTCAAAATTGAAAAATGCTGTGCCGTATTATCGATTAAAATTTATGATTGTCGGTTTAGCAGGCCGTGGGAAGACGACTTTAATTCGTCAACTAGCACAAAAGAAGCATCCCGATTACCCGATCTCGACCGTCGGTGTCGACGTTAATGACTGGATTTTAAAACCGAAGAATAAAAAACTTCCATCTTTTATAATGAACACGTGGGATTTCGCTGGTCAAGAAGATTTCTACAGTACCCATCAATATTTCCTTTCACCCAGGGCTTTGTACGTTGCTGTTTATGACGTCAGTCGTGGAGTTGAAGAAATCAACACTCTCACACCATGGCTGCTCAACATACAGGCTGTAGCGCCCGGCTCTTTAGTTATACTGGTAGGAACACATGCTGACAAAATTCCGAAAGAGCGCAAGAAAGATTACCTCAGCTCCGAACACAAATACGTTGAAGAGTACCTAAAAAGTCCAGGTTTTCCTCAGATTTGTAAAACAGCAATTGTTAACTGTACAAAAGAAAACAGCGCCATGGAATCTCTCCGCGAAGAACTGTACGAAATTGTAAGCAACTTCACATACAAAGGACAAAAGATAATCAAGCAGCTTGTACCTGAAATTTACGTACAGTTGGAAAGCATGATTCGGGAAGAAGCATCGAAGATGTCAAAGAAGGATTTACTGCCCATTTGCTCACAAAATCACTTGTGGAAGCTAACAACTGAAAGTGGAATACATCTGAACAATGACGAGTTTCAGCGTGCTTTGAAATTTCTGAAAGAAACAG gctCCCTTCTGCATTTTGACGATATTTCTTGCAATCTTTCGCATCTGTATTTCATTGACCCTCAGTGGTTGTGCAAAATGATGGCACGTGTTGTGACAGTGAAAGAAATCAACCCTTACATTGACGAGTTTGGCATCATGCTGAAAGAAAATGCTGTCCATCTTTTTCCAGAGCGAACCTATCCGAAAGAATTTTTAGATCGCTATTTCAG attgCTTCGTAAGTTTGAAGTTGTGCTCCCACTTTCACGCGATAAGTATTTGGTGACATCAAAACTGAAACTTAAGCCATCAAAGAATGTAATGGAGTTGCAAAAACATTTCTCGTCTGGCAAAGGCGCCGTGACGCGCATCTATTCGTTTCCGTACATTCCGAACGGGTTTTGGGCTCGATTAATCACAAGAATATTGTCGTACGTTGACTCCGTTATAACGGCGTTTAAAAAG ATTCCAGAAATCAAGTATTGGAAAGAAGGAATATACGTACTTTGGTCTAGGGAAGACTTTTTTCTAATTGGACAACAGTGCGACGTGCCGGCATGCAATGATCGTTGTATGTTTGAAATCTTTACATCTGTTACTCAGTATGGCTTCAAATTACTTGGTGTTTTGGTGGATCTTATTGATTCTTTAGTAGAAGAATGGTATCCAGGGTTAGCAGGTGATTCTATCGAGGGAAATAACACAATGATTAAGAGGCTGTGTCCTTGCTACTCTTGCTTGGATAAAGACGAACCATATACTTTTTACTTAAACGACTGTGTCACAGCCTCTTACACTTCAGATACAATCGAATGTCCAAACTGCGGACCACGTCTAATCTCCACGGTTGCACCAGATTCTGTGTTTAGTGATTTAAATCGTGATTTGATATACGAAGAGTGTCCTATAGAATTTCATGATCCGAGAATGCACGTATTAATAGGCAGTGGTGCGTTTGCTTCTGTTTATAAAGCGAGCGTGGACGGCACGAACATGGCAGTTAAG gtCTTTGGTGAAACGACTGGTAGTTGTCCGAATCGTTTGCTTCGTCAGGAAGTTGACATATTGTGTCGTCTTCACCACCCGTGTTTAATGTCTCTGATCGGTGTATGTTTGCGACCGCGATTGTTGCTACTTGAATACGCACCGCTTGGTAATTTGGAGAACACTCTTACGTCAGGGCGTGGCTTAAGTCGTGGTATGCAACATCGTATTGCTGTTCAG ATTTCCGAAGGTTTAGCATATCTTCATCAAAATAATATTGTACATCGAGATTTAAAGCCGAGTAACGTGTTGGTGGTCTCTCTTTCTATGGGTATGTTGATTAATGTGAAGATAACTGACTATGGCATTTCTCAAGAATCTACCTTTCTCGGCTTGGCTGCTCAAAAAGGTACATCTGGTTACCAAGCTCCTGAGATTGCTAAAGGAGACGGGGAATACCATACTGAG GTCGATATTTTCTCGCTCGGAATTACCTTATATCAAGTCGTAGCAGGAGGAGCTATGCCGTTTGGAGAGAAATCGTTTCAAAATGAACTCGACGAGGCTGTTTTAAGTAATAAGGCTATCACAAAAATCACATCCCATGGAAGTGCCCCCTGGCCTGACATGGAACATTTGATCAGACGCTGTATCCTGGCAAACCCAG acAAGCGTCCATCGGCGAATGATATTCGAAATGCTTTGCTCAGTGTTGATCTGTTGTGTTTAAAACGCGAAGCTGCAATTTGTAAAGAGCAATCAGTAGAATGCATGGCTGTTAGAAAATATATCGAAGATGGTAAAGAGAAACAAGAAGTTTGGGTAGCAAGTGGTCAGTTTAATACTGGAGGTAATCAGCTTTCATGGTTTTCAATAAATCCGGACAAAAAACAG ACTGTACAAGGAATGTTAGTAAAGACAAGAATCTTTTGCATGACCTCATACAGACACTTAATCATTGTTGGCACAGCTGCTGGTACCATTATGGTTTTTAATGGCATGACGAAGAAAGAAGAACGTTGCTTATCGTCGGCTAAAGACTCGATTCTGTGTTTGAGAGTTATTCTGAATAGAGACTTAATTATTGTTGGTGTAGCTAACGGAAGCTTGATTTTTTATTCGGCGAGTGGAATTCTCGATTCCG ATGTCCCTACAAAGCGCGTCGATTTAAAAGGAATGCTCGAAGCTGAACTACCTATGTCCTTGATCTCCATCTCATGTGTCAATGTTGTTGGCAATCAACTTCTTGTTAGTTTCGGTCTGTACGTCGTCGAGTTTAGCTTGGACACATTCAGCGTATCGAGATATTGGCAGGTATCGGAGAAGAATGTTGTATCGCGTATCGAAACATCAAGAAGTCGAGTATTAATTTCCTGCAAAGACAGCTGTGTTATCTCTGTTTGGGATTTCGAAAACTGCGATGAAGCCCAAAGTAAAATAGACTGCTCTCAGATTCTGATTGATCGCTATGGCAACGAAAAAACTGAGAGAGACTGTCGCGTAGTAACAATGACGGTTGTTGAGAGAGTGCTTTGGGTAGGCTGTGGAGGGGGCGATGTTATTTTAATTGATTTATTGAAATCAACTTATAAGCCTTTAGCTATGTTTTCACGTCACACATCTGCAGTTCGTGCTATAGTAGTTGCACCCAAGCTCATGGGAAAATCGGCTGCCGTAATTACAGGAGGGTTGGGATTTCGACAATTGCAGCATCTGGATCAAGATGATGGCAATATGAAGGAATTTGGCTTTGTTCTTGTCTGGGAAGCTGATTTAGTGAAACAGCAAAAACACATGCAAGGCGAACGTAAAAAGAGAGACGAATTAGCATTGCAGATGGCGGAAGCTTAA